The Polynucleobacter sp. MWH-UH2A DNA segment CCGTCTTACCGTATTCAATAAGACTTCCTAAATACATATACGCCGTATAGTCTGATACCCGAGCCGCTTGCTGCATATTGTGTGTAACGATAGCAATAGTGTAGTCATTTTTCAGCTCATGAATCAGTTCTTCGACCTTACCGGTAGATATCGGATCTAAGGCTGAAGTCGGCTCATCCAACAGAATGACTGAAGGCTTTACAGCCACACCTCTAGCGATACACAAACGTTGCTGCTGACCCCCAGATAGAGATAAGCCACTTTGATTGAGCTTATCCTTGACCTCGCTCCATAGGGCTGCTTTATTTAAGGCCCATTCAACACGCTCGTCCATTTCAGAACGAGAGAGCTTTTCGTAGAGGCGCACACCAAAAGCGATGTTTTCATAAATCGACATCGGGAATGGAGTTGGTTTTTGAAAGACCATGCCGATCCTAGAGCGCAATAGATTTAAATCTAAGCCTGGCTCA contains these protein-coding regions:
- the pstB gene encoding phosphate ABC transporter ATP-binding protein PstB, translating into MNTGSQEPQNTAVNAIEVRNLNFFYGSFQGLKKINLDIEQGKVTAFIGPSGCGKSTLLRTLNRMYDLYPGQRAEGEINFYGQNILEPGLDLNLLRSRIGMVFQKPTPFPMSIYENIAFGVRLYEKLSRSEMDERVEWALNKAALWSEVKDKLNQSGLSLSGGQQQRLCIARGVAVKPSVILLDEPTSALDPISTGKVEELIHELKNDYTIAIVTHNMQQAARVSDYTAYMYLGSLIEYGKTDEIFIKPKRKETEDYITGRFG